In Bythopirellula goksoeyrii, a single window of DNA contains:
- a CDS encoding HlyD family secretion protein produces the protein MIAVMTIVYVALIVLVFKILKVKPSPWPIAGFVVLGVAMIGSTVVLWTLAAPISTRAVVSRYVVQIVPIVKGQVISIPAEPNEPLKKGDVLYEIDPEPYQYQLALAKSQLAAAKSNVMQLEASVQVAEAAVKQAEADVATKQAASDVSVTINKENPQAISKLKLVEATEALAASQASLQKAKASQDQAGAALVAGKDQIGVIQSQIDTAQFNLEGCTVRAPTDGFITDWQIREGTYVTAMPFAAAGTFIDTEETMIAASLPAQMLVHVQPGNPVELAFKNQPGKLFRGKVVNVIEATGEGQFTTTGKLPSAAEIGSPGLLAVKISLDEGEPADQLEMGAAGAVAIYTDWGKPFAMISKVTIRMKKWMYYLPLP, from the coding sequence ATGATCGCTGTAATGACGATTGTGTACGTGGCCCTCATCGTACTCGTATTCAAAATCCTCAAGGTCAAACCTAGCCCCTGGCCCATTGCAGGTTTTGTGGTTCTTGGCGTTGCGATGATCGGTTCTACAGTTGTGCTATGGACTTTGGCCGCGCCGATCTCCACTCGAGCCGTGGTGAGCCGCTACGTCGTACAGATCGTTCCCATCGTGAAAGGGCAAGTGATCAGTATTCCGGCTGAACCGAATGAGCCGCTCAAGAAGGGGGACGTGCTTTACGAGATCGATCCAGAGCCCTATCAGTATCAACTGGCTTTGGCGAAATCCCAATTGGCTGCGGCGAAGAGTAATGTAATGCAGCTAGAAGCGAGCGTTCAAGTTGCAGAGGCTGCGGTGAAGCAAGCGGAAGCCGATGTGGCCACTAAGCAAGCGGCCTCTGATGTGTCGGTTACGATCAACAAAGAGAACCCCCAAGCGATTTCAAAGCTAAAACTTGTTGAGGCTACCGAAGCCCTGGCCGCTTCCCAAGCCTCGCTGCAAAAAGCCAAGGCCAGTCAGGATCAAGCCGGTGCTGCGCTTGTCGCAGGCAAGGACCAAATTGGCGTTATCCAGTCACAGATCGATACAGCCCAATTCAATCTGGAAGGCTGCACTGTGCGAGCGCCGACTGATGGGTTTATCACCGATTGGCAAATTCGAGAGGGGACCTACGTCACGGCAATGCCCTTCGCAGCCGCAGGCACCTTCATCGACACGGAAGAAACGATGATCGCCGCATCACTGCCAGCGCAGATGCTGGTTCATGTGCAACCCGGCAATCCGGTAGAATTGGCATTCAAGAATCAGCCGGGCAAGTTGTTTCGCGGGAAGGTAGTGAACGTGATTGAGGCCACGGGAGAAGGCCAATTTACTACCACTGGAAAACTTCCCTCGGCCGCTGAAATCGGATCACCGGGCCTTTTGGCCGTCAAAATCAGCTTGGACGAAGGAGAGCCTGCCGATCAGCTGGAAATGGGTGCCGCCGGAGCAGTTGCGATCTACACCGATTGGGGCAAACCGTTTGCCATGATCAGCAAGGTTACGATTCGTATGAAGAAATGGATGTATTATCTGCCGTTACCATGA
- a CDS encoding arylsulfatase, with product MCLVLCSAARAQNKPNILVIWGDDIGTWNISHNNRGMMGYKTPNIDRIAKEGVAFTDYYAQQSCTAGRAAFISGSVPVRSGMTKVGMPGAAEGWQKTDCTMATVLKSQGYATGQFGKNHQGDRDEHLPTVHGFDEFFGSLYHLNAEEEPENEDYPGDMVLANGKTFREVFGPRGMIKSKADGQGGQVIENLGPLTKKHMETIDDETNAAAKDFIKRQAAAGKPFFCWWNATRMHFRTHVRKEHRHPGNDEYTDGMIEHDALVGELVKLIDDLGLADDTIIMYSTDNGPHYNTWPDAGTTPFHGEKNSNWEGAFRVPCFVKWPGHFPAGVTLNGIVSHEDWLPTFAAAAGNPDIKEQLLKGAELNGRQYKNHIDGYNLIDYLSGKTDKSPRREFIYVGDDGAVMSVRYDDWKATYLENRAHQLDVWREPLVHLRMPLLFNLRRDPFEKAYGNSNTYHDWMIDRAYVLGPMQVVASKFLTSMKEFPPSQTPGDWSLESLEKQIKNMTVGGE from the coding sequence ATGTGCCTCGTCCTATGTAGTGCCGCGCGAGCTCAAAATAAGCCAAACATCCTCGTCATCTGGGGAGATGACATCGGCACGTGGAACATCAGCCACAACAACCGTGGCATGATGGGCTACAAGACGCCCAACATCGACCGCATCGCAAAGGAAGGCGTCGCCTTCACCGACTACTACGCGCAGCAGAGCTGTACGGCCGGTCGCGCCGCATTTATCAGCGGCTCGGTACCGGTTCGTTCAGGCATGACGAAGGTGGGAATGCCCGGCGCCGCCGAAGGCTGGCAGAAGACCGACTGCACCATGGCCACGGTTCTAAAAAGCCAGGGCTATGCTACGGGGCAGTTCGGAAAAAACCACCAGGGAGATCGCGACGAACACTTGCCAACCGTGCACGGATTCGATGAGTTCTTCGGCAGTCTTTATCACCTCAATGCTGAGGAAGAGCCGGAGAACGAGGACTATCCCGGTGACATGGTCCTGGCCAACGGCAAGACATTTCGCGAAGTCTTCGGACCACGTGGCATGATCAAGTCCAAGGCCGATGGCCAGGGCGGTCAGGTCATAGAAAATCTTGGACCTCTGACAAAGAAGCACATGGAGACGATCGATGATGAGACCAACGCCGCGGCAAAGGACTTCATCAAGCGCCAGGCCGCGGCTGGAAAGCCCTTTTTCTGCTGGTGGAACGCAACTCGCATGCACTTTCGCACCCACGTGCGGAAGGAGCACCGCCATCCGGGTAATGACGAATACACTGATGGCATGATCGAACACGACGCTTTGGTCGGCGAACTCGTTAAACTGATCGACGACCTCGGCCTCGCGGATGACACCATCATCATGTACTCCACAGACAATGGCCCGCACTACAACACCTGGCCTGACGCCGGCACCACCCCCTTCCATGGTGAGAAAAACTCGAACTGGGAAGGCGCTTTCCGCGTGCCTTGCTTCGTCAAATGGCCTGGTCACTTCCCGGCAGGTGTCACGCTCAACGGCATCGTGTCGCACGAAGACTGGCTGCCGACCTTCGCTGCCGCCGCTGGCAATCCCGACATCAAGGAACAGCTCCTCAAGGGTGCCGAATTGAATGGGCGGCAATACAAGAACCACATCGACGGGTACAACCTGATCGACTACCTCAGCGGCAAGACCGACAAGTCGCCCCGCCGCGAGTTCATCTATGTCGGCGACGATGGCGCCGTGATGTCCGTCCGCTATGACGACTGGAAGGCGACCTACCTGGAGAACCGTGCGCATCAACTGGATGTATGGCGCGAGCCTTTGGTTCATCTACGAATGCCGCTGCTCTTCAACCTCCGCCGCGACCCGTTCGAAAAGGCGTACGGGAACTCAAACACCTACCACGACTGGATGATCGACCGTGCCTATGTGCTCGGACCGATGCAGGTGGTCGCCAGCAAGTTCCTCACGAGCATGAAGGAATTTCCGCCCAGCCAGACGCCGGGCGACTGGAGTCTTGAGTCACTAGAAAAGCAGATCAAGAACATGACCGTCGGCGGCGAGTAA
- a CDS encoding efflux transporter outer membrane subunit codes for MDYAAERQGLSGRDHHSAGMMLGVFVVVFLLATCGCTSLPDWLHNGLKVGPNYVKPMAPVESHWIDYGRDSRISEAPVNTCDWWTVFNDPVLNSLIETAASQNLTLRETGTRILQAQAAHAIAAGNLFPQAQQAFGSYDHLQLSETIANSPPIKNYDLLSTGLGVSWEIDFWGRYRRALESADASLDASIEGYDNVLVILLSDVAATYVKIRTLQEELRLVRENVRLQEEAVTIAEAQFNAGQADAADTLQTRNNVEQTEALIPRFEAALRQANNALCVLLGIPPRDLVAELGEGPIPSAPPEVALGIPAQLLRRRPDIRQAERIVAAQSALIGVAEADLYPFFSIGGTLQWQSQNLSSLFNSNSFGGSTGPSFGWNVLNYGRILNSVRQQEAVFEQAVYAYQGTVLSAQQETEDAIVGFLKAQEQTAKLQLAVRDIEELNQVLLTQANAGATDFSRVFVVQAAATEQMDRLATSRGEIALNLIRIYQALGGGWQIRLQSPSNFPIPVAIEADEPIEVPPIPEPLPNPADLQ; via the coding sequence ATGGACTATGCGGCAGAACGCCAAGGACTCAGCGGACGAGATCACCACTCCGCAGGTATGATGCTGGGAGTGTTCGTGGTCGTCTTTCTGCTAGCCACTTGCGGCTGCACGTCGCTGCCTGATTGGCTCCATAACGGTCTGAAAGTCGGACCGAATTATGTGAAACCGATGGCCCCAGTCGAATCACACTGGATCGACTATGGTCGCGACTCCCGCATCAGTGAGGCACCTGTTAACACGTGTGACTGGTGGACCGTCTTCAACGATCCAGTACTGAACAGCTTAATTGAAACGGCGGCCAGCCAAAATCTCACGCTTCGAGAAACGGGTACCCGCATCCTGCAAGCTCAAGCGGCTCACGCCATTGCCGCGGGAAATCTGTTCCCACAGGCGCAGCAGGCATTCGGGAGCTACGATCATCTGCAACTCAGTGAGACGATTGCCAACTCGCCACCGATTAAGAACTATGACTTGCTGTCAACGGGGCTAGGGGTTTCCTGGGAAATCGACTTCTGGGGGCGGTACCGCCGGGCGCTGGAATCGGCCGATGCCTCGCTGGATGCCTCGATCGAAGGCTATGACAATGTGCTCGTCATCTTGCTCTCGGATGTCGCCGCGACTTATGTGAAGATTCGCACCCTGCAAGAAGAGTTGCGATTGGTCAGAGAAAATGTGCGATTGCAAGAAGAAGCGGTGACTATCGCCGAGGCCCAATTCAATGCCGGCCAAGCTGACGCGGCAGACACTTTGCAAACTCGCAATAATGTGGAACAAACCGAGGCACTCATTCCCCGGTTCGAGGCTGCCTTGCGGCAGGCAAACAATGCGCTCTGCGTCTTGCTGGGCATACCGCCGCGCGATCTGGTGGCAGAACTTGGCGAGGGCCCGATCCCCTCTGCCCCGCCGGAGGTCGCCCTGGGCATACCAGCGCAGCTATTGCGCCGCCGACCTGACATTCGCCAGGCAGAACGGATTGTCGCTGCCCAATCGGCGCTGATCGGTGTGGCGGAGGCCGATCTGTACCCGTTCTTCTCGATCGGCGGTACACTCCAATGGCAATCGCAAAACTTGAGTAGCCTATTTAATTCCAACAGCTTCGGCGGATCGACAGGCCCTTCGTTTGGATGGAACGTCCTTAACTATGGTCGGATACTCAACTCCGTGCGGCAGCAAGAGGCCGTGTTTGAACAAGCAGTTTATGCTTACCAAGGGACGGTGCTAAGTGCCCAACAGGAAACTGAGGATGCCATCGTGGGATTCCTCAAAGCACAGGAGCAGACCGCCAAACTGCAGCTTGCAGTTCGCGATATTGAGGAATTGAACCAAGTGCTACTCACGCAAGCCAATGCCGGGGCCACCGATTTCAGTCGAGTATTCGTGGTCCAGGCCGCGGCCACCGAACAGATGGATAGACTCGCCACCAGCCGAGGCGAAATCGCCTTGAACTTGATTCGCATCTATCAGGCTTTGGGGGGTGGCTGGCAAATTCGGTTGCAGTCGCCAAGTAATTTCCCGATACCTGTGGCGATCGAAGCAGACGAACCGATCGAAGTGCCGCCGATCCCCGAGCCACTCCCGAACCCTGCAGATTTGCAGTAG
- a CDS encoding LssY C-terminal domain-containing protein produces MEDETEITVPHSRSRLRKIVRLLAVFVLIWFLAAYLIVPFAWDRYAEHHPAFDDSPRITETSDHHPGDPLNVGLVGSLDQVEQIFKAAKWYPAAALGVRSDLEIAADSVLSRPDDEAPVSSLYLFGRKEDLAFEQPVGDNPRHRHHVRLWKMDRESTSGRTQWIGSAVYDERVGLSHTTGQITHVTAPDVDVERDYLFECLEKTGELASHSIDYGFHKQLEGKNGGGDPWHTDGNLFIGVIAEDVP; encoded by the coding sequence GTGGAAGACGAAACAGAAATCACGGTACCGCATTCTCGGTCTCGCCTCAGAAAGATCGTGAGGCTTCTGGCTGTCTTTGTTCTCATTTGGTTTCTCGCGGCCTATCTGATAGTTCCCTTCGCCTGGGACCGTTATGCGGAACATCATCCAGCATTCGACGACAGCCCGCGCATCACTGAAACGAGCGATCATCATCCGGGCGATCCACTGAACGTAGGCTTGGTCGGTAGCCTGGATCAAGTCGAACAAATTTTTAAAGCTGCCAAGTGGTACCCAGCCGCAGCACTGGGAGTACGCAGCGATTTAGAAATCGCCGCCGACTCGGTACTCTCTCGCCCCGACGATGAAGCTCCCGTCAGCAGCCTCTATCTCTTTGGCCGTAAAGAAGACCTGGCCTTTGAACAACCGGTCGGCGACAACCCGCGACACCGGCACCATGTGCGACTCTGGAAAATGGACCGCGAGAGCACCTCTGGCCGAACACAATGGATCGGCTCGGCCGTTTACGACGAGCGCGTCGGCCTGAGCCACACCACCGGCCAGATCACACACGTCACCGCACCCGACGTCGATGTCGAGCGAGACTATTTGTTTGAGTGCCTCGAAAAAACCGGCGAGCTCGCCTCTCATTCCATCGACTATGGTTTTCACAAACAACTCGAAGGCAAGAACGGCGGCGGCGACCCTTGGCATACCGACGGCAATCTGTTTATAGGAGTGATAGCTGAGGATGTTCCGTGA
- a CDS encoding HlyD family secretion protein, translated as MFLGLVITFTYIAFVWLIFFKLKLLRFTKPWIAVSVVFGLHLLLIFLIGLRFVTPYTKHAKVVQHTIQLIPRLPNPTLVTEVLVEANEPVKKGQPLFQFDRRPYQYQVDSLKAQLAQAKQNYLELKASLDAADATVAEARAKKIALQATLEAATASVAKARAEQESLKSSLDGAKASLAKAKESMAYAKEAMQISETVKEDNPGAISALRYDQAVTHLKETKAAVDLAQANVKKAETDYELEAVAEINVAVANEARARAAAGPEADAAITVAVANQTKARLEYEAQIDGENTEVAQFEAELAEAQYYLDNTTMVAPADGYLFNLQVQEGMVAGIIRVGAIASFVVDADRYVLAPYTQEQLKWVKPEQPVELAMDLYPGQIFKGTVSEVWQGSGVGQMLPSGRLPKFHPLPPEMPQTMFAVQIKLDVENESMFPIGTQGAAAIYTSQGGWAALRRIGIRAYTWGNWLYPLDL; from the coding sequence ATGTTTCTTGGTTTGGTCATTACATTCACTTACATCGCCTTCGTGTGGTTGATCTTCTTCAAGCTAAAGCTGCTGAGGTTCACCAAACCGTGGATCGCGGTTTCGGTCGTCTTCGGCTTGCATTTGCTCTTGATCTTTCTCATTGGCTTGCGTTTCGTGACTCCCTATACGAAGCATGCGAAAGTTGTGCAGCATACGATCCAACTCATCCCCCGACTTCCCAACCCGACGCTCGTCACCGAGGTCTTGGTAGAGGCAAATGAACCGGTCAAGAAAGGCCAGCCGCTGTTTCAGTTCGACCGACGACCGTATCAGTACCAAGTCGATTCACTCAAAGCACAGCTTGCTCAGGCGAAGCAGAACTACTTGGAACTGAAGGCCTCGCTGGATGCTGCGGATGCCACGGTCGCCGAAGCTCGCGCGAAGAAGATCGCCCTTCAAGCAACCCTCGAAGCCGCTACTGCATCGGTGGCGAAGGCCCGCGCGGAACAGGAATCACTCAAGTCCTCTCTCGACGGAGCCAAAGCTAGCCTGGCCAAGGCGAAAGAATCAATGGCCTATGCAAAGGAGGCCATGCAAATTTCGGAGACCGTCAAGGAAGACAACCCGGGAGCAATCAGTGCTCTTCGCTACGATCAAGCGGTGACCCATCTTAAGGAAACAAAGGCTGCTGTCGATTTAGCCCAGGCAAACGTAAAAAAGGCCGAAACTGACTACGAACTAGAAGCTGTGGCGGAAATCAATGTTGCCGTGGCCAATGAAGCACGGGCGCGCGCAGCGGCTGGCCCCGAGGCCGATGCTGCGATCACCGTTGCGGTGGCCAATCAAACAAAAGCTCGGCTGGAGTACGAAGCACAAATCGATGGGGAAAATACCGAGGTCGCCCAATTCGAAGCAGAGCTAGCCGAGGCCCAGTACTACCTGGACAACACGACGATGGTGGCACCCGCGGATGGCTATCTCTTCAACCTGCAAGTCCAGGAAGGAATGGTTGCCGGTATTATTCGCGTCGGTGCCATCGCCTCGTTCGTCGTTGATGCCGATCGCTATGTACTCGCACCCTATACCCAAGAACAGCTCAAGTGGGTAAAGCCCGAACAACCGGTTGAGCTTGCCATGGATCTTTATCCCGGACAGATATTCAAGGGAACCGTGAGCGAAGTGTGGCAGGGAAGCGGTGTCGGCCAAATGTTGCCGAGCGGAAGACTACCCAAGTTTCACCCTTTGCCGCCGGAAATGCCTCAAACGATGTTTGCCGTCCAGATTAAGTTGGACGTCGAGAATGAATCGATGTTTCCCATCGGCACCCAGGGAGCAGCCGCAATTTACACCTCACAAGGAGGCTGGGCTGCCCTGCGGCGAATCGGTATCCGCGCCTATACCTGGGGGAACTGGCTCTACCCACTCGATCTCTAA
- a CDS encoding DUF1269 domain-containing protein, whose translation MSTLVVIGYDDAFKAEEVRLSLRKMQQDYLIALEDAVVAVKDAAGKVKLHQPVNLTGAGALGGGFWGTLVGMIFLNPLLGLAVGASAGAISGALTDIGINDKFMKDLAETMKPETSALFVLVRDMTPDKVLEELKGTGGKVLQTSLSHEDEDKLQTALNA comes from the coding sequence ATGAGTACATTAGTAGTTATCGGATATGACGACGCTTTTAAGGCCGAGGAAGTCCGACTTTCATTGAGAAAGATGCAACAAGATTATTTGATTGCATTGGAAGACGCCGTAGTTGCGGTCAAAGATGCCGCTGGGAAAGTCAAGCTTCACCAGCCAGTCAACCTGACCGGCGCAGGTGCGCTTGGTGGTGGTTTTTGGGGGACTCTGGTCGGCATGATTTTCCTCAATCCGTTGTTGGGCCTTGCTGTTGGTGCCTCTGCCGGGGCCATCTCTGGTGCTCTCACGGATATCGGCATCAATGACAAGTTCATGAAAGATCTGGCCGAGACGATGAAACCCGAGACCTCAGCACTTTTTGTCCTCGTGCGTGACATGACTCCGGATAAAGTCCTGGAAGAACTCAAGGGAACTGGTGGCAAGGTTCTGCAGACATCGCTTTCCCATGAAGACGAAGACAAACTGCAAACCGCTTTGAACGCGTGA
- a CDS encoding DUF3302 domain-containing protein — protein sequence MLVAALDIWDYLTFLAFFLCGIGILGAIVLVLGLPGRIAYARKHPEAEAIDMMGWIGFLAVVPWVQAFLWAFKPTDVVDIRRFPREEQAALEEEARKHAEEAAPRRRPQAPTPPADSPESE from the coding sequence TTGCTGGTAGCTGCGCTAGACATCTGGGATTATCTCACGTTCTTGGCGTTTTTTCTTTGTGGCATTGGAATTCTTGGTGCGATCGTTCTAGTTCTCGGTCTGCCAGGACGAATCGCCTACGCGAGAAAACACCCCGAGGCAGAAGCCATTGATATGATGGGCTGGATAGGATTCCTGGCCGTCGTTCCGTGGGTCCAGGCATTTCTTTGGGCGTTTAAACCAACCGATGTCGTCGATATCCGGCGATTTCCAAGAGAAGAGCAAGCGGCCCTCGAAGAGGAAGCCCGCAAACATGCTGAGGAAGCGGCGCCCAGGCGACGACCTCAGGCACCGACTCCTCCCGCCGATTCCCCAGAGAGCGAGTAA
- a CDS encoding LysR family transcriptional regulator, with protein MAEPKDLRNLVAVYEHCHFGKAAQETGLSQPAITKSIQRLEKEFGLALFDRSRSHVGPTPICEAIVSRANSVLSGLENLDQMVRMFRGLEAGSLTIGVGPAMSESYITQAIGSLAQDHPGIQVDVRVDHWKQLSEWIISGEIEILVADLAEVADDKRFVVSPLPAQEFIWFCNSRHPLAEKERVSRHDLLQYPLATPRMPPWAIGWFHAVLTEEERNSGSVPLPTIRCENYSMLKRIVLDSNCVSAALAATIRPEVQSGLLTTLPVDAASLTTEAGIVQLSDRTPSPLANALVNKIVDLAAVEH; from the coding sequence ATGGCGGAGCCAAAAGATCTGCGAAATCTCGTTGCTGTCTATGAACACTGCCACTTTGGCAAAGCGGCCCAAGAAACAGGACTCAGCCAGCCGGCAATCACGAAGTCGATTCAACGTCTGGAGAAGGAATTCGGCTTAGCTCTTTTTGACCGGTCGCGATCTCACGTCGGGCCGACCCCGATCTGCGAGGCTATTGTTTCACGCGCGAATTCCGTTCTCTCCGGGTTGGAGAACTTGGACCAGATGGTTCGTATGTTCCGTGGGCTCGAAGCCGGATCGCTGACCATAGGTGTCGGTCCGGCGATGTCCGAGTCTTATATTACGCAAGCGATTGGCTCGCTGGCCCAGGACCATCCTGGAATTCAAGTGGATGTCCGGGTCGACCACTGGAAGCAATTATCGGAGTGGATCATTTCCGGAGAGATCGAAATACTTGTCGCCGACCTCGCAGAGGTAGCGGACGATAAACGTTTTGTTGTATCGCCCCTGCCCGCTCAAGAGTTTATTTGGTTCTGTAACAGTCGGCATCCTTTGGCCGAGAAAGAACGGGTGTCGCGTCACGACCTATTACAATATCCGCTGGCGACGCCTCGGATGCCTCCTTGGGCCATCGGGTGGTTCCATGCTGTGCTTACCGAAGAGGAACGGAACAGCGGCAGTGTGCCCCTGCCAACGATTCGATGCGAAAACTACTCAATGCTGAAGCGCATCGTTTTAGACAGCAACTGTGTGAGCGCTGCGTTGGCTGCTACCATCCGACCGGAGGTGCAATCGGGCTTGTTAACCACTCTACCGGTCGATGCCGCCTCGTTAACGACAGAGGCCGGCATAGTACAGTTGAGCGACCGAACACCATCGCCATTAGCGAATGCACTCGTCAACAAGATTGTTGATTTAGCTGCCGTTGAGCATTAA